In Crinalium epipsammum PCC 9333, the genomic window GCCCTCTCTAGTTTATTTGTAGTTGCGTGGGAACTTTGATGTCAATATCAGCTTAACTATGGGGAGTTAGCTAATTCAAGGATGAAAAGCAAACCAGCAGCCAACGGTTGACTGTTTGTCTGACTGTTGGCTGCTAAATAGCAATAATACTTAGGACTTATTTTTAGTAGCGGGTTCCAGTTCCGGTTCCTACTTCGCCTGGTTCGCGGTAGCGTGTAGGTTCAGAATGTGATTTCTTTGTCAAACCAGCTAGACCTAGTAGACCGAGTAAACCTAACCAGCCCCAATCAAAATCGCGATCGCCTTGTTGTGTGGTATCTGTAGTAGTTTGAGTTGTACCAGTGCTAGTACCAGTGCCAGTACCAGTGCCACTTTGAGCATAACTAGGCATAGCTAGGGTTCCCATAGCCAGACTCATGCTTAGAACGCCAGCACCGACAAATTTTGATAAAGTAGTACGTTTCATATTAAAAGATTCTCCTCTTCTAAAAACCGGAAAAATTTTTGCCAGCAGCTAAATAAGTTGTGATGTCTGATAAAAGTCAGCTAGGCATCTATAAATCAGATTATGGGTTTATACTCGATTACGAATCCGTCTAGGGCTATAAAGGTACTATGATTTAAACTATGACCGAAGGCGTAGAGAATGCTAAATGTTCATTTAAGTACTATAAGTGTGAAGTGAATTTGCTCTTATTTGATAATTTTATCAGTTA contains:
- a CDS encoding WGxxGxxG family protein, with the translated sequence MKRTTLSKFVGAGVLSMSLAMGTLAMPSYAQSGTGTGTGTSTGTTQTTTDTTQQGDRDFDWGWLGLLGLLGLAGLTKKSHSEPTRYREPGEVGTGTGTRY